The Candidatus Scalindua japonica sequence TTGCTGAGTACAGAGAACACCTGGTCACATGGACTGATCAAATCATTGACACTTTTTATAGTCCTGCCGATACTGGTCTGGCTCCTTCCATACGGCCTGTTCAGGTTGGCAGGAGGAAAACTGTCTATAGCAAAATATCTCTGCATTTTCGGTACAGCATTCATCCCGATCATGGCTGCAGCACACACAGTTAAAGCACTACTCAAAACAACATCACGTATCCCCTACTGGGAAAACGCCTTCACTGACCCGATTGGCATAGAGTCTGCGAGAGGCATCATTAACAAATCCATCCAACTGGCGCCATTACCTGTCTGGCGCGATCCTGTTATAACTGCGCTGTCTCTGGTTTTAATATGCGGTGGTATTGCGGTCAGTGCTGTTGTCATTAGGAAACTTACCGTAACCCATGTTAGTCAATCCTGGAGTCGTGCATGGACACTCTATCTCATTCCAGGCATCTATGGCGGTGCTTTTGCCGTTATGATCATCATATGGCGTCTTTTCTGATTTCTTAAACAATCCAACATCAAACAGATCTCAGCTGCTGAGAGAAGCAGGAAATAAAGGAGTAAAATCTTATTTATTTTAATTACAAATATTCGGAAGCATCCGGTTAGGTTTTTGCAAATACCACTTTTGTCATACCCGAATTCTTTTTCGGTTATCCAGGTAACTCGTTTAATCTGGATTCCCGTTTAAAGCATACCTGCCCGAATATGTATCCGTCCCCCCCCAGAATGACATTGTCGGGCTGGCGAACAGTGGAGCCGGGTGGGCAGGAATGACAGTTTTGGAGCATTAGTGTGTAATATGCAAAAACTTAACCTGACGTTACTGAGTAAATCTAAAATCTATCCAGAAATTCTTTACTTTTCTTGATAGATTCAACGGGATTCTGCATCGTTTTGGAATTGATAACGTAGAATCCATAATATCCTGTGGAGTCAAGTGAAGAGGCGAACTCTTCTACCGGTATAATGCCGTCTCCAATGGGCACCTCGATCTGTCGACCTTCTTCCGTTTGTCTGGTGTCCCATAGATTTGTATGGACTATATATTCGTGTAATTCATATACACCCTTTATCGGGTCCAGATTGTTTGTCATTAAAGAGGCCGGATCATATATTACTTTTACCCCATCAGTGTGCAGGGACTTCAGAAAGTCTTTCAGTGTTGAATAATTAACATATGAAGCTTTGACAGCAAGTCTGCATCCGTAATTTTCAGCATGCTGTCCAATCTCACTGAGGGCGGTATTTAGGGCATGCCAGTGTGTAGTGCCTTGATCTGTTGGTATGCTGCCTATCTGTACGGTTATAATAGCGGTTTGTAAATCCAGTGCAAGATTAATAATCTCTTTTGTCCTCTGGATAATATAATCAAATTCATTGTGATTGGTAAAGCCAGCACCGAGTTCTCCTCTCAGAGCGCAGATACATAATCTGTTCATATCTAAAATACGTTTCAACTCACGCCTGCCTGTCTGAGATATGTTCTCAGGCGCTATCTCTCTCTGTGTAGCATCGATTTGAATGCCTTTAAAACCAAGGGTAGAAGCAACGTTGATACCATCCTTAATCCTTAAACGAAAAGATTCCAACACAATACCGGTTCTTTGTTTTATCATATTATAAAAGAGCTCAGCCGTAACATAGTTTAAAGTGCTTAAGCGAATTCTTTGAGTTCTCTCTAAAGGATATGCAGGAAATAAGCCAGGATTTAGATTTATAGTAATAATTTCGGGTTTCGCTTCATGCCTCATTAGGAACAAGAACAATCTTACCAAACTGTTTTCTCTCCAACATCTTTGTTTGAGCGGCAACCGCATCTTTAAGAGGAAAAACAGAATCTAAGACCGATTTCAATCTGCCTGATTCAATAAGTTCCATAACTTTCATCAATTCGCCTCTGCTCCCCATATAACAGCCTGAAACCGAGAGCTGTTTAGCAAATAAAAATCTTAGATCAAAATTTACTGTTGGTCCGCTTGTGGCACCGCAGGTAACAATTCTACCGCCCCGCTTAAGACATAACATACTCTTTTCCCATGTTTCCGGACCAATATGTTCAAAAATCAGGTCAACCCCTCTTCCACCCGTAATCTCATTAACTTTTTCTGCAAAGTCCTCCCTGGAATAATTTATTACATGGTCGGCACCAAGCTCTCTTGCTTTCTCCATTTTTCCATCACTACCAACTGTTGTAATAACATCCGCTCCACTGAGCCTTGCTATCTGTATGGCAGCACTACCTATACCGCTACCTGCAGCATGAATAAGAACCGCTTCTCCTGTTGTCAAATCTCCACGCGTCTTCAACATATTCCACGCTGTCAAGAATACCAGTGGCACTGCAGCCCATTCATTAAAAGACAACTTATC is a genomic window containing:
- a CDS encoding sugar phosphate isomerase/epimerase family protein — encoded protein: MIKQRTGIVLESFRLRIKDGINVASTLGFKGIQIDATQREIAPENISQTGRRELKRILDMNRLCICALRGELGAGFTNHNEFDYIIQRTKEIINLALDLQTAIITVQIGSIPTDQGTTHWHALNTALSEIGQHAENYGCRLAVKASYVNYSTLKDFLKSLHTDGVKVIYDPASLMTNNLDPIKGVYELHEYIVHTNLWDTRQTEEGRQIEVPIGDGIIPVEEFASSLDSTGYYGFYVINSKTMQNPVESIKKSKEFLDRF
- a CDS encoding zinc-binding dehydrogenase, translating into MKATLFKEHGGVDKLIYTEIEEPEVSSSEVLVKVKACGLNHLDIWVRQGLPGITIPLPHILGCEIAGEIAGIGSAVEGLNIGQRVLVAPGINCGKCEYCLNSHDSLCHEFRIMGFQVNGGYAEYAKTPAVNIIPVTDKLSFNEWAAVPLVFLTAWNMLKTRGDLTTGEAVLIHAAGSGIGSAAIQIARLSGADVITTVGSDGKMEKARELGADHVINYSREDFAEKVNEITGGRGVDLIFEHIGPETWEKSMLCLKRGGRIVTCGATSGPTVNFDLRFLFAKQLSVSGCYMGSRGELMKVMELIESGRLKSVLDSVFPLKDAVAAQTKMLERKQFGKIVLVPNEA